In one window of Caballeronia sp. TF1N1 DNA:
- the aspS gene encoding aspartate--tRNA ligase, whose translation MSMRSEYCGLVTEALLGQTVSLCGWVHRRRDHGGVIFIDLRDREGLVQVVCDPDRADMFKVAEGVRNEFCVRVQGVVRNRPEGTINTNLTSGKIEVLCHELTVLNASVTPPFQLDDDNLSETTRLTHRVLDLRRPQMQKNLRLRYRVAIEVRKYLDAQGFIDIETPMLTKSTPEGARDYLVPSRVNAGQFFALPQSPQLFKQLLMVANFDRYYQITKCFRDEDLRADRQPEFTQIDCETSFLTEQEIRDLFENMIRHVFKETMDVALPEEFPVMLYSEAMRRFGSDKPDLRVKLEFADLTDAVKDVDFKVFSMPANSKDGRVAALRVPKGSELSRGDIDGYTEFVRIYGAKGLAWIKVNDKARGRDGLQSPIVKNLHDAALAAILERTGAQDGDIVFFAADRAKVVNDSLGALRLKIGHSEFGKSTGLLETGWKPLWVIDFPMFEYDEGENRYVAAHHPFTSPKDEHLEYLETDPGRCLAKAYDMVLNGWEIGGGSVRIFQEDVQSKVFRALKIGAEEARLKFGFLLDALQYGAPPHGGIAFGLDRIVTLMSGADSIRDVIAFPKTQRAQDLLTQAPSEVDERQLRELHIRLRQPEQKAQ comes from the coding sequence ATGTCGATGCGATCTGAATACTGCGGTCTGGTGACCGAGGCCCTGCTGGGCCAAACCGTTTCGCTGTGTGGCTGGGTGCATCGCCGCCGCGATCACGGCGGCGTTATCTTCATCGACTTGCGCGATCGCGAAGGGCTCGTTCAGGTCGTCTGCGACCCGGACCGCGCCGATATGTTCAAGGTGGCCGAAGGCGTGCGCAACGAGTTCTGTGTGCGCGTTCAGGGCGTGGTACGCAACCGTCCGGAAGGCACGATCAATACCAATCTGACGAGCGGCAAGATCGAAGTGCTGTGCCACGAGCTGACCGTGCTGAACGCATCGGTCACGCCGCCGTTCCAGCTCGACGACGACAACCTCTCCGAAACCACGCGCCTCACGCATCGCGTGCTCGACCTGCGTCGTCCGCAGATGCAGAAGAACCTGCGTTTGCGTTATCGCGTGGCGATCGAAGTGCGCAAGTATCTCGACGCGCAAGGTTTCATCGACATCGAAACGCCGATGTTGACCAAGAGCACGCCCGAAGGCGCGCGCGATTACCTGGTGCCGTCGCGCGTGAACGCGGGCCAGTTCTTCGCGCTGCCGCAATCGCCGCAATTGTTCAAGCAATTGCTGATGGTCGCGAACTTCGACCGTTACTACCAGATCACCAAGTGTTTCCGCGACGAAGACCTGCGCGCCGACCGTCAGCCGGAATTCACGCAGATCGACTGTGAAACCTCGTTCCTGACGGAACAGGAAATTCGCGATCTGTTCGAGAACATGATCCGCCACGTCTTCAAGGAGACGATGGACGTCGCGTTGCCCGAGGAATTCCCGGTCATGCTGTACTCGGAAGCCATGCGTCGTTTCGGCTCCGACAAGCCCGACCTGCGCGTGAAGCTGGAATTCGCGGATCTCACCGACGCGGTGAAGGACGTCGACTTCAAGGTGTTCAGCATGCCCGCCAACTCGAAAGACGGCCGCGTGGCCGCCTTGCGCGTGCCGAAGGGCAGCGAACTTTCGCGTGGCGATATCGACGGCTACACGGAATTCGTGCGTATCTACGGCGCGAAGGGTCTTGCGTGGATCAAGGTCAACGACAAGGCGCGTGGTCGTGACGGCCTGCAGAGCCCGATCGTCAAGAACCTGCATGACGCAGCGCTCGCAGCCATTCTCGAGCGTACCGGCGCGCAAGACGGCGACATCGTTTTCTTCGCGGCGGATCGCGCGAAGGTCGTGAACGACAGCCTCGGCGCGCTGCGCCTGAAGATCGGTCATTCGGAATTCGGCAAGTCCACGGGTCTGCTGGAAACAGGCTGGAAGCCGCTGTGGGTGATCGACTTCCCGATGTTCGAATACGACGAAGGCGAGAACCGTTACGTGGCCGCGCATCATCCGTTCACGAGCCCGAAGGACGAGCATCTCGAATATCTCGAAACCGATCCGGGCCGCTGTCTCGCGAAGGCGTACGACATGGTTCTGAACGGCTGGGAAATCGGCGGCGGCTCGGTGCGGATCTTCCAGGAAGACGTGCAGAGCAAGGTGTTCCGCGCGCTCAAGATCGGCGCTGAAGAAGCGCGCCTGAAGTTCGGCTTCCTGCTCGACGCGTTGCAGTACGGCGCGCCGCCGCATGGTGGCATTGCGTTCGGTCTGGATCGCATCGTCACGCTGATGTCCGGCGCCGATTCCATCCGCGACGTAATTGCGTTCCCGAAGACGCAGCGTGCGCAGGACTTGCTCACGCAAGCGCCCAGCGAAGTGGACGAGCGCCAGTTGCGCGAGTTGCATATTCGCTTGCGTCAGCCGGAGCAGAAGGCGCAGTAA
- the nudB gene encoding dihydroneopterin triphosphate diphosphatase, with protein sequence MLKPPKIPESVLVVIHTPMLDVLIIERADHEGFWQSVTGSKDRIDEPLAETAAREVQEETGIVIGSPLVPENALLDWNHSIQYEIYPRWRHRYAEGVTHNTEHQFSLLVPHCLEVTLAPREHTSHLWLPLREAADRCFSWSNREAILQLPERLAAHSR encoded by the coding sequence ATGCTCAAGCCGCCGAAAATCCCTGAATCCGTACTCGTCGTCATTCACACGCCAATGCTCGATGTGCTCATCATCGAACGCGCGGATCACGAGGGCTTCTGGCAGTCCGTGACGGGTTCGAAGGACCGTATCGACGAGCCGCTTGCCGAGACCGCCGCGCGCGAAGTGCAAGAGGAAACGGGGATCGTGATCGGCAGTCCGCTCGTGCCGGAGAACGCGTTGCTCGACTGGAATCACAGCATTCAGTACGAGATCTATCCGCGGTGGCGGCATCGCTATGCCGAAGGCGTCACGCACAATACCGAACACCAGTTCAGCCTGCTCGTGCCGCACTGTCTCGAAGTGACACTCGCGCCGCGCGAACACACTTCACACTTGTGGCTGCCTCTGCGCGAAGCCGCGGATCGCTGCTTCTCGTGGTCGAACCGCGAAGCCATTTTGCAATTGCCCGAGCGCCTCGCGGCGCATAGCCGGTGA
- a CDS encoding phosphatidylserine/phosphatidylglycerophosphate/cardiolipin synthase family protein translates to MDIRPRRKFKRLREALFSGRRPSRLCFTSGNHVRIFKCGVQFFPALIERIDNARTSVSLETYIFANDDIGRAVSDALVRAAQRGVTVRVITDGIGTDSKLPMFTLWKESGVEHRIYNPHLLFGPQGWSRTHRKLAIVDETYAFCGGINIVDDYDQNGTRLEQPRWDFAMEAQGPVVKDVGEAIDLQWQRIRLGVKPRQPRQPGCEPEPQQSRWSARRSMRARKRAQLGEIHAVDQPCVAFVARDNLLNRRAIEKAYLRAISHAESEVLLANPYFMPGRKLRRALVYAARRGVRVSLLIGRKEFVALDYATPFLYGNLLKHGVRIAEYEKTMLHGKVAVVDSDWATIGSSNLDALSLVLNNEANMVLVNHPEIAGLHDAILNAFDEGRPIDQKHYAARPVTERMLSWFAYNTYRLMMKVITIGQYD, encoded by the coding sequence ATGGACATTCGCCCGCGACGCAAATTCAAGCGGCTGCGCGAGGCGCTTTTCTCGGGCCGTCGGCCGTCGCGTCTGTGCTTCACGTCGGGCAATCACGTTCGTATCTTCAAGTGCGGCGTGCAGTTCTTCCCGGCGTTGATAGAGCGCATCGACAATGCGCGCACGTCGGTGTCGCTGGAAACGTATATCTTCGCCAACGACGACATCGGCCGCGCTGTCTCCGATGCGCTCGTGCGCGCGGCCCAACGCGGCGTGACGGTGCGCGTGATCACCGATGGCATCGGCACCGACAGCAAACTGCCGATGTTCACGCTCTGGAAGGAAAGCGGCGTCGAGCATCGCATTTACAATCCGCATCTTTTGTTCGGGCCGCAAGGATGGTCGCGCACGCATCGCAAGCTCGCGATCGTCGACGAGACCTACGCGTTTTGCGGCGGCATCAATATCGTCGACGATTACGATCAGAACGGCACGCGCCTCGAACAACCACGCTGGGACTTCGCGATGGAAGCGCAAGGTCCGGTAGTGAAGGACGTAGGCGAAGCGATCGATTTGCAATGGCAACGTATTCGTCTTGGCGTGAAACCGCGTCAGCCGCGCCAGCCGGGATGCGAGCCCGAGCCGCAGCAAAGCCGCTGGAGCGCGCGCCGTTCGATGCGCGCGCGCAAACGCGCCCAGCTCGGCGAAATCCACGCCGTCGATCAGCCGTGCGTCGCTTTCGTCGCGCGCGATAATCTGTTGAACCGGCGAGCCATCGAGAAGGCGTATCTGCGTGCCATCTCGCATGCGGAAAGCGAAGTGCTGCTCGCGAATCCTTACTTCATGCCTGGACGGAAACTGCGGCGTGCGCTCGTGTATGCGGCACGGCGCGGCGTGCGCGTTTCACTGCTGATTGGCCGCAAGGAATTCGTGGCGCTCGACTACGCCACGCCGTTTCTCTATGGCAACCTGCTCAAGCACGGCGTGCGTATCGCCGAATATGAGAAAACCATGCTTCACGGCAAGGTCGCCGTCGTGGATTCCGACTGGGCAACCATCGGCTCCTCCAATTTAGACGCGCTCAGTCTCGTCTTGAATAACGAGGCCAACATGGTGCTCGTGAATCACCCGGAAATCGCCGGTTTGCACGACGCCATCCTCAACGCCTTCGACGAAGGCCGTCCTATCGACCAGAAGCATTACGCCGCGCGCCCCGTCACCGAGCGCATGCTGAGCTGGTTCGCCTACAACACTTATCGTCTGATGATGAAAGTCATCACGATCGGTCAATACGACTGA
- a CDS encoding TetR/AcrR family transcriptional regulator: protein MRKGEQTRAAILDAALELASRDGLEGLTIGLLAERMQMSKSGVFAHFGSREDLQVEVVREYHRRFEDEVFFPSLREPRGLPRLRAMMDRWMEKRIQEVTTGCIYISGAVEYDDRAASAVREQLVSSVTTWREALLRAIRQSKDEGHLKPDTDPQLMLFELYSFTLGLHHDARFLHLPEAVQLTRDALEKTIDSYQSPESTARVHSSIAASVGATATLASPQPDSR from the coding sequence ATGCGAAAAGGCGAACAGACGCGGGCCGCGATTCTCGACGCAGCGCTTGAATTGGCGAGCCGGGACGGGCTGGAAGGGCTGACCATCGGGTTGCTGGCCGAGCGGATGCAAATGAGCAAGAGCGGAGTGTTTGCGCATTTCGGATCGCGCGAAGATTTGCAGGTCGAAGTGGTACGCGAGTACCACCGCCGCTTCGAGGACGAAGTGTTCTTCCCGAGCCTGCGAGAGCCGCGCGGATTGCCGAGGCTGCGCGCCATGATGGATCGCTGGATGGAAAAGCGTATCCAGGAGGTGACCACGGGCTGCATCTATATCAGCGGCGCGGTGGAGTACGACGACCGCGCGGCGAGCGCCGTGCGAGAGCAACTGGTAAGCAGCGTGACGACGTGGCGAGAGGCGCTCTTGCGCGCAATACGCCAGTCGAAGGACGAGGGGCATTTGAAGCCGGATACCGATCCGCAACTGATGCTCTTCGAGTTGTACAGTTTCACGCTCGGCCTGCATCACGACGCGCGCTTCCTTCACTTGCCGGAAGCCGTGCAACTGACGCGGGATGCGCTGGAAAAAACGATCGATTCGTATCAGTCGCCGGAATCGACCGCGCGCGTGCACAGCAGTATCGCGGCAAGCGTGGGCGCCACGGCGACTTTAGCTTCACCACAACCCGATAGCCGTTAG
- a CDS encoding acyl-CoA dehydrogenase C-terminal domain-containing protein: MGQYAAPLRDMQFVLHELLDVEAELKNMPKHADLDADTINQVLEEAGKFCAEVVFPLNQSGDREGCTYEGDGVVRTPAGFKEAYRQYVEAGWPALGCDPEFGGQGLPAFVNNALYEMLNSANQAWTMYPGLSHGAYECLHAHGTPEQKSTYLSKLVSGEWTGTMCLTEPHCGTDLGILRTKAEPNGDGSFALTGTKIFISSGEHDMAENIVHLVLARLPGAPAGTKGISLFIVPKFVPDSNGALGERNGVKCGSIEHKMGIHGNATCVINLDGAKGWLVGEESKGLNAMFVMMNAARLGVGMQGLGLTEVAYQNSLVYAKERLQMRSLTGPKAPEKAADPIIVHPDVRRMLLTQKAYAEAGRAFAYWAALNIDKELSHADEAARREAADFVALLTPVIKAFLTDNAFEGTNMAMQIYGGHGFISEWGMEQYVRDARINMIYEGTNSIQALDLLGRKILGDMGAKLKRFGKLVADFVEEEGVKPEMQEFINPLADIGDKVQKLTMEIGMKAMQNPDEVGAAAVPYLRTVGHLVFSYFWARMARVALDNASSDDAFYKAKLATARFYFAKLLPETASTIRAARAGAKPMMDYDEALF, translated from the coding sequence ATGGGACAGTACGCCGCCCCGTTGCGCGACATGCAGTTCGTGCTGCACGAATTGCTCGATGTCGAAGCAGAACTGAAGAACATGCCGAAGCACGCCGATCTCGACGCGGACACCATCAATCAGGTGCTCGAAGAAGCCGGCAAGTTCTGCGCCGAAGTCGTCTTTCCGCTCAACCAGAGTGGCGACCGCGAAGGCTGCACGTATGAAGGCGATGGCGTCGTGCGCACGCCCGCCGGTTTCAAGGAGGCGTATCGCCAGTATGTCGAGGCGGGCTGGCCCGCGCTCGGCTGCGATCCCGAGTTTGGCGGACAGGGCTTGCCCGCGTTCGTGAACAACGCGCTCTACGAAATGCTCAACTCCGCGAATCAGGCCTGGACGATGTACCCCGGCCTCTCGCATGGCGCGTATGAATGTCTGCACGCGCATGGCACGCCGGAGCAAAAGAGCACGTATCTGTCGAAGCTCGTTTCGGGCGAATGGACCGGGACGATGTGTCTGACCGAGCCGCATTGCGGCACCGACCTCGGCATTCTGCGCACGAAGGCCGAGCCGAACGGCGACGGTTCCTTTGCGCTCACCGGCACGAAGATCTTCATTTCGAGCGGCGAGCACGACATGGCCGAGAACATCGTCCATCTCGTGTTGGCGCGTCTACCGGGCGCACCTGCCGGCACCAAGGGCATTTCGCTTTTCATCGTGCCGAAGTTCGTGCCGGATTCGAACGGCGCACTGGGCGAGCGCAATGGCGTCAAGTGTGGATCGATCGAACACAAGATGGGCATCCACGGCAACGCCACCTGCGTGATCAATCTCGATGGCGCGAAGGGCTGGCTCGTCGGCGAAGAGAGCAAGGGCTTGAACGCCATGTTCGTGATGATGAACGCGGCACGCCTGGGTGTCGGCATGCAGGGTCTTGGTCTCACCGAAGTCGCGTATCAGAACTCGCTCGTCTATGCAAAAGAGCGCTTGCAGATGCGCTCGCTCACCGGTCCGAAGGCGCCGGAGAAGGCGGCCGATCCGATCATCGTGCATCCGGACGTGCGGCGCATGCTGCTCACGCAAAAAGCCTATGCCGAAGCGGGGCGCGCGTTTGCTTATTGGGCGGCGCTCAATATCGACAAGGAACTTTCGCATGCGGATGAAGCGGCGCGTCGCGAGGCGGCGGATTTCGTCGCGTTGCTCACGCCCGTCATCAAGGCATTTCTCACCGATAACGCGTTCGAAGGCACGAACATGGCCATGCAGATTTACGGCGGTCATGGCTTCATCTCCGAATGGGGCATGGAGCAGTACGTGCGCGATGCGCGCATCAACATGATCTACGAAGGCACGAATTCCATTCAGGCGCTCGATCTGCTCGGCCGCAAGATTCTCGGCGACATGGGCGCGAAATTGAAGCGCTTCGGCAAGCTGGTCGCGGATTTCGTCGAGGAAGAGGGCGTTAAGCCGGAGATGCAGGAGTTCATCAATCCGCTCGCGGATATCGGCGACAAGGTGCAGAAGCTCACCATGGAGATCGGCATGAAAGCCATGCAGAATCCCGATGAAGTGGGCGCGGCTGCGGTGCCATATCTGCGTACGGTCGGGCATTTGGTGTTTTCTTATTTTTGGGCGCGGATGGCTCGGGTGGCGCTCGATAACGCTTCTTCTGACGATGCTTTTTATAAGGCCAAGCTCGCTACTGCGCGGTTTTACTTCGCCAAGCTGCTGCCCGAGACAGCCTCTACTATTCGTGCTGCTCGCGCGGGGGCCAAGCCTATGATGGATTACGACGAGGCTTTGTTTTGA
- a CDS encoding 3-hydroxyacyl-CoA dehydrogenase/enoyl-CoA hydratase family protein, protein MGTLNIRKVAVLGAGVMGAQIAAHLINARVPVLLFDLPAKEGPKNGIALKAIDNLKKLSPAPLGIKDDANFIEPANYEDDIAKLAECDLVIEAIAERMDWKHDLYKKVSPHIAPHAIFASNTSGLSITELSNGFSDELKARFCGVHFFNPPRYMHLVELIPTATTQPHILDQLETFLTSVVGKGVVRAKDTPNFIANRVGVFSILAVIAEAEKFGLRFDQVDDLTGSRLGRAKSATFRTADVVGLDTMAHVIKTMQDNLPDDPFLPIYATPPVLAKLVESGALGQKTGAGFYRKEGRAIKVLDPKTAQYVDGGAKADELVGRILKRPPAERFKLLRETDDPQAQFLWAIFRDVFHYIAVHLESIADNARDVDLAIRWGFGWNQGPFESWQAAGWQQIAKWVQEDIDAGKALSKAPLPAWVLDGPVAEKGGVHTSGGSWSPRERRFVPRSSLSVYEKQVFRAPLVGETGADPKTFGKTLFETESVRAWLDDEQSDVVIVSFKTKLNTIGPGVIDGLTQAIELAEKAYRGVVIWQPTSLALGAPGGPFSAGANLEEAMPAFMMGGAKGIDPFVKKFQQGMLRVKYANVPVIAAVSGIALGGGCELLLHSAKRVAHVESYIGLVEVGVGLVPAGGGLKEAALRAADAANAVNATTDLLKFLQKSFENAAMAKVSTSAFDARAMGYLKPTDTIVFNVHELLDIAKKEARALADTGYRPPLRVKQVPVAGRSAISTIKASLVNMRDGRFISEHDYLIASRIAEAMCGGDVEAGSLVDEEWLLALERRAFVELLGTQKTQERIMGMLQTGKPVRN, encoded by the coding sequence GTGGGCACTCTCAACATTCGCAAAGTCGCCGTGCTCGGCGCCGGCGTAATGGGCGCGCAAATCGCCGCGCATCTGATCAACGCTCGCGTACCCGTGCTGCTATTCGATCTGCCAGCCAAGGAAGGTCCCAAGAACGGCATCGCGCTCAAAGCCATCGACAATCTCAAGAAGCTCTCGCCCGCGCCGCTCGGTATCAAGGACGACGCGAACTTCATCGAGCCGGCTAACTACGAAGACGATATCGCCAAACTCGCCGAGTGCGATCTCGTCATCGAAGCCATCGCCGAACGCATGGACTGGAAGCACGATCTCTACAAGAAGGTCTCGCCGCACATCGCGCCGCACGCCATCTTCGCAAGCAATACGTCCGGCCTCTCGATCACGGAACTGTCGAACGGCTTTTCGGATGAACTCAAGGCGCGCTTCTGCGGCGTGCATTTCTTCAATCCGCCGCGCTACATGCATCTGGTCGAACTCATTCCGACCGCAACCACGCAACCGCATATCCTCGATCAACTCGAAACGTTCCTGACGAGCGTGGTCGGCAAGGGCGTGGTACGCGCGAAAGACACGCCGAACTTCATCGCGAATCGTGTCGGCGTGTTCTCGATTCTCGCCGTGATCGCCGAAGCGGAAAAGTTCGGTCTGCGCTTCGATCAGGTCGATGACCTCACGGGTTCGCGTCTCGGTCGCGCCAAGTCCGCCACCTTCCGCACCGCGGATGTCGTCGGTCTCGACACGATGGCGCATGTCATCAAGACGATGCAGGACAACCTGCCGGACGATCCCTTCCTGCCCATCTACGCCACGCCGCCCGTGCTCGCGAAACTGGTGGAAAGCGGCGCACTCGGCCAGAAGACGGGCGCCGGTTTCTATCGCAAGGAAGGGCGCGCGATCAAGGTGCTCGATCCGAAGACCGCGCAATACGTCGATGGCGGCGCGAAGGCCGATGAACTCGTCGGCCGCATTCTGAAGCGTCCGCCCGCCGAGCGCTTCAAGCTGTTGCGCGAGACGGACGATCCGCAGGCACAGTTCCTCTGGGCCATTTTCCGTGACGTGTTCCACTACATCGCGGTGCATCTCGAATCGATCGCGGATAACGCGCGCGACGTCGATCTCGCCATTCGCTGGGGCTTCGGCTGGAATCAAGGGCCGTTCGAAAGCTGGCAAGCGGCGGGCTGGCAGCAGATCGCGAAGTGGGTGCAGGAAGATATCGATGCAGGCAAGGCGCTCTCGAAAGCGCCGCTGCCCGCGTGGGTGCTCGACGGTCCCGTCGCGGAAAAAGGCGGCGTGCATACGAGCGGGGGTTCGTGGTCGCCGCGGGAACGCCGCTTCGTGCCGCGCTCGAGCTTGTCCGTGTACGAGAAGCAAGTATTTCGCGCGCCGCTCGTCGGCGAGACGGGCGCCGATCCCAAGACCTTCGGCAAGACGCTCTTCGAAACCGAAAGCGTGCGCGCCTGGCTCGATGACGAGCAAAGCGATGTCGTCATCGTGTCGTTCAAGACGAAGCTGAACACCATTGGCCCGGGCGTGATCGACGGTCTCACGCAAGCCATCGAACTCGCCGAGAAAGCGTATCGCGGCGTGGTGATCTGGCAGCCGACTTCGCTTGCGCTCGGCGCGCCGGGCGGTCCGTTCTCGGCGGGGGCGAATCTCGAGGAAGCCATGCCCGCGTTCATGATGGGCGGCGCGAAGGGCATCGACCCGTTCGTGAAGAAGTTCCAGCAAGGCATGTTGCGCGTGAAGTACGCGAATGTGCCGGTCATCGCGGCCGTGTCGGGCATCGCGCTTGGCGGCGGTTGCGAGTTGCTGCTGCATTCGGCCAAGCGCGTCGCGCACGTCGAAAGCTATATCGGTCTCGTCGAAGTAGGCGTGGGTCTCGTGCCTGCGGGCGGTGGTCTGAAGGAAGCCGCGTTGCGCGCCGCCGATGCCGCGAACGCCGTCAACGCAACGACCGATCTGCTCAAGTTCCTGCAGAAGTCGTTCGAGAACGCCGCGATGGCGAAGGTTTCCACCTCCGCTTTCGACGCCCGCGCGATGGGTTATCTCAAGCCCACGGACACCATCGTCTTCAACGTGCACGAGTTGCTCGACATCGCGAAGAAGGAAGCGCGCGCGCTCGCCGATACCGGCTACCGTCCGCCCTTGCGCGTGAAACAGGTGCCGGTGGCGGGCCGCTCGGCGATTTCGACCATCAAGGCGTCGCTCGTCAACATGCGCGATGGCCGCTTCATCAGCGAGCACGACTATCTGATCGCGAGCCGCATAGCGGAAGCCATGTGCGGCGGCGATGTCGAAGCCGGCAGTCTCGTCGATGAAGAATGGCTGCTCGCGCTCGAACGCCGCGCGTTCGTCGAGTTGCTCGGCACGCAGAAAACGCAGGAACGGATCATGGGCATGCTGCAGACCGGCAAGCCGGTGCGCAACTGA
- a CDS encoding acetyl-CoA C-acyltransferase — MSKQLQDAYIVAASRTPIGKAPRGVFKNTRPDELLVHAIRSAVAQVPGLDTSVIEDAIVGCAIPEAEQGLNVARMGALLAGLPNTVGGVTVNRFCASGLTALAMAADRIRVGESDAMIAGGCESMSMVPMMGNKPSLSPHIFDRNEDVGIAYGMGLTAERVAERWKVSREAQDAFAAQSHRRALAAQKAGEFADEIAAYTLNERFPDLASGEVRVNAREIALDEGPRADTSVEGLAKLRAVFANKGSVTAGNSSQTSDGAGALIVVSEKVLKQFNLTPLARFVSFAVRGVPPEIMGIGPKEAIPAALKAAGLKQDDIDWIELNEAFAAQSLAVIQDLGLDPSKVNPLGGAIALGHPLGATGAIRAATVVHGLRRRNLKYGMVTMCVGTGMGAAGIIERL; from the coding sequence ATGAGCAAGCAATTGCAAGACGCATACATTGTCGCCGCGAGCCGCACGCCTATTGGTAAGGCGCCGCGCGGCGTGTTCAAGAACACGCGCCCGGATGAACTGCTGGTCCACGCCATCCGCTCGGCTGTGGCGCAAGTGCCCGGACTCGACACGAGCGTGATCGAAGACGCGATCGTCGGCTGCGCCATTCCCGAAGCCGAGCAAGGGCTGAACGTCGCGCGCATGGGCGCCTTGCTCGCGGGTCTGCCGAACACGGTCGGCGGCGTGACGGTGAACCGCTTCTGCGCATCGGGTCTGACGGCGCTCGCGATGGCCGCGGACCGCATCCGCGTGGGCGAATCCGACGCGATGATCGCAGGCGGCTGCGAGTCCATGAGCATGGTGCCGATGATGGGCAACAAGCCGTCGCTGTCGCCGCATATCTTCGATCGCAATGAGGACGTCGGCATTGCGTACGGCATGGGGCTGACCGCCGAGCGCGTGGCCGAGCGCTGGAAGGTGAGCCGCGAGGCGCAGGACGCGTTCGCGGCGCAGTCGCATCGGCGTGCGTTGGCGGCGCAAAAGGCGGGCGAATTCGCCGATGAAATCGCGGCTTACACGCTCAACGAACGCTTCCCCGATCTCGCTTCGGGCGAAGTGCGCGTGAATGCCCGTGAGATCGCGCTCGACGAAGGTCCGCGCGCCGATACGAGCGTCGAAGGTCTCGCGAAGCTGCGCGCGGTGTTCGCGAACAAGGGCTCGGTGACGGCGGGCAACAGTTCGCAAACTTCCGATGGCGCGGGCGCGTTGATCGTCGTGTCGGAGAAAGTGTTGAAGCAATTCAACCTCACGCCGCTCGCGCGCTTCGTGAGCTTTGCAGTGCGCGGCGTGCCGCCGGAGATCATGGGCATCGGGCCGAAGGAAGCGATTCCCGCTGCATTGAAGGCCGCCGGTCTCAAGCAGGATGACATCGACTGGATCGAACTCAACGAGGCATTCGCGGCGCAGTCGCTCGCGGTGATTCAGGACCTCGGGCTCGATCCTTCGAAGGTCAATCCGCTCGGCGGTGCGATTGCGCTCGGGCATCCGCTCGGCGCGACCGGCGCGATTCGCGCGGCGACCGTCGTACATGGCCTGCGCCGCCGCAATCTGAAGTACGGCATGGTGACGATGTGCGTCGGCACCGGAATGGGCGCTGCCGGCATCATCGAGCGGCTGTGA
- a CDS encoding enoyl-CoA hydratase, whose translation MEILIERADGVLCIVLNRPEKKNAITAAMYQEMADGLYEAEKDPSVRAVLIRGNGGAFSAGNDLEDFLNDPPKDQDAPVFQFLRRLSAMPKPVVAAVSGVAVGIGTTMLLHCDLVYAAEGAKFSLPFVQLGLCPEAASSLLLPRIAGYQRAAEKLLLGEAFDVKEATEMGFVNGVLAATELDAYALGKARKLAALPASSLRTTKSLLKGAQAAEVTARMGEEAGHFARMLAAPEAREAFQAFFEKRKPNFSAFE comes from the coding sequence ATGGAGATTCTCATCGAACGCGCGGATGGCGTGCTCTGCATCGTGCTGAATCGCCCCGAGAAGAAGAACGCGATCACGGCTGCGATGTATCAGGAGATGGCCGACGGTCTTTACGAAGCCGAGAAAGATCCTTCCGTGCGCGCCGTGCTGATTCGCGGCAACGGCGGCGCTTTTAGCGCGGGCAACGACCTCGAAGACTTTCTCAACGATCCGCCCAAAGACCAGGACGCGCCCGTGTTTCAATTCCTGCGCCGCCTGAGCGCGATGCCGAAGCCGGTGGTTGCGGCGGTATCGGGTGTGGCGGTGGGTATCGGCACGACGATGCTTCTGCATTGCGATCTCGTCTACGCGGCCGAGGGCGCGAAGTTCTCGCTGCCGTTCGTGCAGCTCGGCTTGTGTCCGGAAGCGGCATCGAGTCTATTGTTGCCGCGTATCGCCGGATACCAGCGTGCGGCGGAAAAGCTGCTGCTCGGCGAAGCATTCGATGTCAAGGAAGCCACCGAAATGGGCTTTGTCAACGGCGTGCTCGCTGCCACCGAACTCGATGCCTACGCTCTTGGCAAGGCGAGGAAGCTGGCCGCGTTGCCGGCGTCGTCGCTGCGCACCACCAAGTCCTTGCTGAAGGGCGCACAGGCGGCGGAAGTCACCGCGCGCATGGGCGAGGAAGCGGGGCACTTTGCGCGCATGCTCGCCGCGCCGGAAGCGCGTGAGGCGTTTCAGGCGTTCTTCGAGAAACGCAAACCGAACTTCAGCGCGTTCGAATAA